One genomic window of Magnolia sinica isolate HGM2019 chromosome 3, MsV1, whole genome shotgun sequence includes the following:
- the LOC131241132 gene encoding uncharacterized protein LOC131241132 isoform X1 translates to MTSAISSPVLPLSPSIPNASSLSSFPAIPRLSKPHFPSLPLPFLSLRSKPLHAIGKREERISETASISVDNAASDPSDAAATCFVIKARNKIGLLQIITRVFKVLGLRIEKASVEFEGEFFIKRFFVTDSHGNKIEDRESLNLIEKALLDALEDGDGVAAAAGPAAAASRGLAVRRAGLLPDLGEKRAKAERMFHLMDGFLKNDPVSLQKDILDHVEYTVARSRFSFDDFEAYQALSHSVRDRLIERWHDTHQYFKRKDPKRLYFLSLEFLMGRSLSNSVINLGIRDQYADALNQLGFEFEVLAEQEGDAALGNGGLARLSACQMDSLATLDFPAWGYGLRYQYGLFRQVILDGFQHEQPDYWLNFGNPWEIERVHVSYEVKFYGTVEEKLWNGEICKVWVPGETVEAVAYDNPIPGYGTRNTINLRLWAAKPGGKDDIEAFNTGDYINAVINRQRAETISSVLYPDDRSYQGKELRLKQQYFFVSASIQDIIRRFKDSHSNFDKFPEKVALQLNDTHPSLAIPEVMRVLVDEEHLGWNRAWGIVCKIFSLTSHTVLPEGLEKVPVDLLASLLPRHLQIIYDINFFFMEELKKHFGLDYSRLARMSIIEEGAVKSIRIANLSIVCCHTINGVSRSHLELLKTRVFKDFYELWPQKFHFKTNGVTQRRWIVVSNPSLCGLISKWLGTEAWIRDVDLLMGLREHADNANLQQEWQMVRRVNKMRLAEYIEAMSGLKVSPDAMFDVQIKRIHEYKRQLLNLLGIIHRYDCIKNMNESEKRKVVPRVCVIGGKAAPGYEIAKKIIKLCHAVGEKINNDSDVGDLLKLVFIPDYNVSVAELVIPGSDLSQHISTAGHEASGTGSMKFLMNGCLLLATSDGSTIEIIEEIGEDNMFIFGAKVHEVPALRDEGSTLKTPLQFARVVRMVRDGYFGFKDYFKSLCDGIDNNGDFYLLGNDFASYLEAQAAADKAFVDQEKWTRMSILSTAGSGRFSSDRTIEEYAEKTWGIEPCRCPF, encoded by the exons GATCTCTGAGACTGCCAGCATCAGCGTCGACAACGCCGCCTCCGACCCGTCCGATGCTGCCGCCACCTGCTTCGTGATCAAGGCCCGCAACAAGATCGGCCTCCTCCAGATCATCACTCGCGTCTTCAAGGTCCTCGGGCTCAGGATCGAGAAGGCCAGTGTCGAATTCGAGGGCGAATTCTTCATCAAGAGATTCTTCGTCACGGACTCCCATGGGAACAAGATTGAGGACCGCGAGAGCTTGAATCTGATTGAGAAGGCGCTGCTGGATGCGCTCGAGGATGGGGATGGAGTGGCTGCAGCCGCAGGTCCGGCTGCAGCGGCTTCAAGAGGGCTCGCTGTGAGGAGAGCTGGATTGTTGCCGGATTTGGGGGAGAAGAGAGCGAAGGCAGAGAGGATGTTTCATTTGATGGATGGATTTCTCAAGAACGATCCGGTTAGCCTTCAGAAGGACATTCTTGATCATGTAGAATATACGGTGGCAAGGTCGCGGTTCAGCTTTGATGATTTTGAGGCTTACCAG GCATTGTCACATAGTGTAAGAGACCGCCTGATTGAGCGTTGGCATGACACACACCAATACTTTAAGAGGAAAGACCCAAAGCGCCTGTACTTCCTGTCATTGGAGTTCCTTATGG GTCGGTCGTTATCAAATAGCGTTATAAATTTAGGCATAAGAGACCAGTATGCTGATGCCTTAAATCAACTTGGCTTTGAGTTTGAAGTGTTGGCTGAGCAG GAAGGGGATGCCGCCCTTGGCAACGGTGGCCTGGCTCGTCTTTCTGCATGTCAGATGGATTCCTTGGCAACATTGGACTTTCCTGCCTGGGG TTATGGGTTACGCTACCAGTATGGATTGTTCCGCCAGGTTATACTGGATGGATTTCAGCATGAACAACCAGACTATTGGCTGAATTTTGGAAATCCTTGGGAGATAGAGCGTGTACACGTCTCATATGAAGTGAAG TTCTATGGGACTGTTGAAGAGAAGCTTTGGAATGGAGAAATATGTAAAGTCTGGGTCCCTGGAGAAACG GTTGAGGCTGTTGCATATGACAACCCAATACCAGGTTATGGGACAAGAAATACAATAAATCTCCGCCTTTGGGCGGCTAAACCTGGCGGCAAGGATGATATT GAAGCATTCAATACTGGAGATTATATTAATGCTGTTATTAACAGGCAAAGGGCTGAGACAATAAGTAGTGTTTTATATCCCGATGACCGTTCTTACCAG GGGAAGGAACTGCGGTTGAAACAACAATATTTCTTTGTATCAGCATCGATCCAAGACATCATCCGGAGATTTAAAGATTCTCACAGTAACTTTGACAAGTTTCCTGAAAAG GTAGCTTTGCAGCTAAACGATACTCACCCTTCTCTTGCGATACCTGAGGTTATGAGGGTGCTTGTCGATGAGGAACATTTGGGTTGGAATCGGGCATGGGGCATTGTTTGCAAAATTTTCTCACTAACATCCCACACTGTACTTCCTGAAGGACTGGAGAAAGTCCCAGTGGATCTCTTGGCCAGCCTTCTTCCACGACACTTGCAA ATCATATATGACATCAATTTCTTTTTCATGGAGGAGCTGAAAAAGCATTTTGGTCTTGATTATAGTCGGCTTGCTCGCATGTCAATTATTGAGGAAGGTGCTGTGAAG AGTATTCGGATCGCAAACCTATCAATTGTTTGTTGTCATACTATCAATGGTGTATCCCGATCTCATCTAGAATTATTGAAAACAAGAGTATTCAAG GACTTCTACGAGCTTTGGCCTCAGAAGTTTCATTTCAAGACAAATGGTGTTACTCAG CGTCGCTGGATTGTGGTGAGTAATCCTAGTTTATGTGGACTTATCTCAAAATGGCTTGGAACAGAAGCTTGGATCCGTGATGTTGACCTCTTAATGGGGTTACGAGAGCATGCAGACAATGCCAATCTACAACAGGAATGGCAAATG GTTCGGAGGGTTAATAAAATGAGGCTTGCTGAGTACATTGAAGCGATGAGTGGTCTAAAG GTAAGCCCTGACGCAATGTTTGATGTACAAATCAAGCGTATACACGAGTATAAAAGGCAATTGCTTAATTTACTAGGAATCATCCATCGGTATGATTGCATAAAG AACATGAATGAGAGTGAGAAGAGAAAGGTTGTACCCCGTGTTTGTGTCATCGGAGGGAAAGCTGCTCCTGGTTATGAAATTGCCAAAAAGATCATCAAACTCTGTCATGCGGTTGGAGAGAAGATCAATAATGATTCTGATGTTGGAGATTTATTGAAATTG GTTTTTATTCCAGATTACAACGTCTCTGTTGCTGAATTAGTAATACCCGGGAGTGACCTTTCACAACACATCAG TACTGCTGGTCATGAGGCATCAGGCACTGGCAGCATGAAATTTTTGATGAATGGgtgtttacttttagctacatcTGATGGTTCCACTATTGAAATCATTGAAGAGATTGGAGAAGATAATATG TTTATATTTGGTGCCAAAGTACACGAAGTACCTGCTTTACGTGATGAAGGATCCACCCTTAAAACACCTCTTCAATTCGCACGTGTTGTCAG GATGGTTCGGGATGGTTATTTTGGCTTCAAGGATTACTTCAAGTCATTATGTGATGGTATAGACAACAATGGTGATTTCTATCTGCTTGGAAATGATTTTGCAAGCTATCTAGAGGCTCAg GCTGCAGCTGACAAGGCATTTGTCGATCAAGAGAAGTGGACACGGATGAGCATTCTCAGCACTGCTGGTTCTGGGAGATTCAGCAGCGATAGAACAATCGAAGAGTACGCCGAAAAGACATGGGGAATAGAGCCATGTAGGTGTCCTTTCTGA
- the LOC131241132 gene encoding uncharacterized protein LOC131241132 isoform X2, with protein sequence MTSAISSPVLPLSPSIPNASSLSSFPAIPRLSKPHFPSLPLPFLSLRSKPLHAIGKREERISETASISVDNAASDPSDAAATCFVIKARNKIGLLQIITRVFKVLGLRIEKASVEFEGEFFIKRFFVTDSHGNKIEDRESLNLIEKALLDALEDGDGVAAAAGPAAAASRGLAVRRAGLLPDLGEKRAKAERMFHLMDGFLKNDPVSLQKDILDHVEYTVARSRFSFDDFEAYQALSHSVRDRLIERWHDTHQYFKRKDPKRLYFLSLEFLMGRSLSNSVINLGIRDQYADALNQLGFEFEVLAEQEGDAALGNGGLARLSACQMDSLATLDFPAWGYGLRYQYGLFRQVILDGFQHEQPDYWLNFGNPWEIERVHVSYEVKFYGTVEEKLWNGEICKVWVPGETVEAVAYDNPIPGYGTRNTINLRLWAAKPGGKDDIEAFNTGDYINAVINRQRAETISSVLYPDDRSYQGKELRLKQQYFFVSASIQDIIRRFKDSHSNFDKFPEKVALQLNDTHPSLAIPEVMRVLVDEEHLGWNRAWGIVCKIFSLTSHTVLPEGLEKVPVDLLASLLPRHLQIIYDINFFFMEELKKHFGLDYSRLARMSIIEEGAVKSIRIANLSIVCCHTINGVSRSHLELLKTRVFKDFYELWPQKFHFKTNGVTQRRWIVVSNPSLCGLISKWLGTEAWIRDVDLLMGLREHADNANLQQEWQMVRRVNKMRLAEYIEAMSGLKVSPDAMFDVQIKRIHEYKRQLLNLLGIIHRYDCIKNMNESEKRKVVPRVCVIGGKAAPGYEIAKKIIKLCHAVGEKINNDSDVGDLLKLRVATALGQAKTAYPSDL encoded by the exons GATCTCTGAGACTGCCAGCATCAGCGTCGACAACGCCGCCTCCGACCCGTCCGATGCTGCCGCCACCTGCTTCGTGATCAAGGCCCGCAACAAGATCGGCCTCCTCCAGATCATCACTCGCGTCTTCAAGGTCCTCGGGCTCAGGATCGAGAAGGCCAGTGTCGAATTCGAGGGCGAATTCTTCATCAAGAGATTCTTCGTCACGGACTCCCATGGGAACAAGATTGAGGACCGCGAGAGCTTGAATCTGATTGAGAAGGCGCTGCTGGATGCGCTCGAGGATGGGGATGGAGTGGCTGCAGCCGCAGGTCCGGCTGCAGCGGCTTCAAGAGGGCTCGCTGTGAGGAGAGCTGGATTGTTGCCGGATTTGGGGGAGAAGAGAGCGAAGGCAGAGAGGATGTTTCATTTGATGGATGGATTTCTCAAGAACGATCCGGTTAGCCTTCAGAAGGACATTCTTGATCATGTAGAATATACGGTGGCAAGGTCGCGGTTCAGCTTTGATGATTTTGAGGCTTACCAG GCATTGTCACATAGTGTAAGAGACCGCCTGATTGAGCGTTGGCATGACACACACCAATACTTTAAGAGGAAAGACCCAAAGCGCCTGTACTTCCTGTCATTGGAGTTCCTTATGG GTCGGTCGTTATCAAATAGCGTTATAAATTTAGGCATAAGAGACCAGTATGCTGATGCCTTAAATCAACTTGGCTTTGAGTTTGAAGTGTTGGCTGAGCAG GAAGGGGATGCCGCCCTTGGCAACGGTGGCCTGGCTCGTCTTTCTGCATGTCAGATGGATTCCTTGGCAACATTGGACTTTCCTGCCTGGGG TTATGGGTTACGCTACCAGTATGGATTGTTCCGCCAGGTTATACTGGATGGATTTCAGCATGAACAACCAGACTATTGGCTGAATTTTGGAAATCCTTGGGAGATAGAGCGTGTACACGTCTCATATGAAGTGAAG TTCTATGGGACTGTTGAAGAGAAGCTTTGGAATGGAGAAATATGTAAAGTCTGGGTCCCTGGAGAAACG GTTGAGGCTGTTGCATATGACAACCCAATACCAGGTTATGGGACAAGAAATACAATAAATCTCCGCCTTTGGGCGGCTAAACCTGGCGGCAAGGATGATATT GAAGCATTCAATACTGGAGATTATATTAATGCTGTTATTAACAGGCAAAGGGCTGAGACAATAAGTAGTGTTTTATATCCCGATGACCGTTCTTACCAG GGGAAGGAACTGCGGTTGAAACAACAATATTTCTTTGTATCAGCATCGATCCAAGACATCATCCGGAGATTTAAAGATTCTCACAGTAACTTTGACAAGTTTCCTGAAAAG GTAGCTTTGCAGCTAAACGATACTCACCCTTCTCTTGCGATACCTGAGGTTATGAGGGTGCTTGTCGATGAGGAACATTTGGGTTGGAATCGGGCATGGGGCATTGTTTGCAAAATTTTCTCACTAACATCCCACACTGTACTTCCTGAAGGACTGGAGAAAGTCCCAGTGGATCTCTTGGCCAGCCTTCTTCCACGACACTTGCAA ATCATATATGACATCAATTTCTTTTTCATGGAGGAGCTGAAAAAGCATTTTGGTCTTGATTATAGTCGGCTTGCTCGCATGTCAATTATTGAGGAAGGTGCTGTGAAG AGTATTCGGATCGCAAACCTATCAATTGTTTGTTGTCATACTATCAATGGTGTATCCCGATCTCATCTAGAATTATTGAAAACAAGAGTATTCAAG GACTTCTACGAGCTTTGGCCTCAGAAGTTTCATTTCAAGACAAATGGTGTTACTCAG CGTCGCTGGATTGTGGTGAGTAATCCTAGTTTATGTGGACTTATCTCAAAATGGCTTGGAACAGAAGCTTGGATCCGTGATGTTGACCTCTTAATGGGGTTACGAGAGCATGCAGACAATGCCAATCTACAACAGGAATGGCAAATG GTTCGGAGGGTTAATAAAATGAGGCTTGCTGAGTACATTGAAGCGATGAGTGGTCTAAAG GTAAGCCCTGACGCAATGTTTGATGTACAAATCAAGCGTATACACGAGTATAAAAGGCAATTGCTTAATTTACTAGGAATCATCCATCGGTATGATTGCATAAAG AACATGAATGAGAGTGAGAAGAGAAAGGTTGTACCCCGTGTTTGTGTCATCGGAGGGAAAGCTGCTCCTGGTTATGAAATTGCCAAAAAGATCATCAAACTCTGTCATGCGGTTGGAGAGAAGATCAATAATGATTCTGATGTTGGAGATTTATTGAAATTG AGGGTTGCAACTGCGTTGGGCCAGGCCAAGACAGCATATCCAAGCGACCTATGA